One stretch of Streptomyces hygroscopicus DNA includes these proteins:
- a CDS encoding multidrug ABC transporter ATPase: MHPDTPPSWTPSDQEPERPAQVRRILRLFRPYRGRLTVVGLLVAASALVSVATPFLLREILDTAIPDGRTGLLTLLALGMIAAAVVNSVFGVLQTLISTTVGQRVMHDLRTAVYDRLQRMPLAFFTRTRTGEVQSRIANDIGGMQATVTSTATSLVSNLTSVVATVVAMLALDWRLTVVSLLLLPVFVWISRRVGAERKKITSQRQKQMATMSAMVTESLSVSGILLGRSMGRSESLTQQFAEQSERLVGLEVRSNMAGRWRMSTIGIVMAAMPALIYWAAGIALQAGGPAVSIGTLVAFVSLQQGLLRPTVSLLSTGVQVQTSLALFARIFEYLDLPIDITEPADPVRLEKVRGEVRFDGVDFQYDGTAPGASKGGLSKSTKGGSSKGTLRGIDLTVPAGGSLAVVGPTGSGKTTLSYLVPRLYDVTGGRVLLDGVDVRDLDFDTLARAIGVVSQETYLFHASVAENLRFAKPDATDEEIMAAAEAAQIHDHIASLPDGYDTLVGERGYRFSGGEKQRLAIARTILRDPPVLILDEATSALDTRTEQAVQQAIDALSAGRTTITIAHRLSTVRDADQIVVLDGGRVAERGTHEELLARDGRYAALVRRDTHLAPVVPAV, translated from the coding sequence ATGCACCCCGACACACCACCGTCATGGACCCCGTCCGACCAGGAGCCCGAGCGGCCCGCCCAAGTGCGGCGCATCCTCCGGCTGTTCCGTCCCTACCGCGGCCGCCTCACCGTGGTCGGCCTGCTGGTCGCCGCCTCCGCGCTGGTCTCGGTCGCCACCCCGTTCCTGCTCCGGGAGATCCTCGACACCGCCATCCCCGACGGCCGCACCGGGCTGCTCACCCTGCTCGCCCTCGGCATGATCGCCGCGGCCGTCGTCAACAGCGTTTTCGGCGTTCTGCAGACCCTGATCTCCACCACCGTCGGCCAGCGCGTCATGCACGATCTGCGCACCGCCGTCTACGACCGGCTGCAGCGCATGCCGCTCGCCTTCTTCACTCGCACGCGCACCGGCGAGGTGCAGTCCCGCATCGCCAATGACATCGGCGGTATGCAGGCCACCGTCACCTCCACCGCGACCTCGCTGGTCTCCAACCTCACCAGCGTGGTCGCCACCGTCGTCGCGATGCTCGCGCTCGACTGGCGGCTGACCGTCGTCTCGCTGCTCCTGCTGCCGGTGTTCGTCTGGATCAGCCGTCGGGTCGGCGCCGAGCGCAAGAAGATCACCTCGCAGCGCCAGAAGCAGATGGCGACCATGTCCGCGATGGTCACCGAGTCGCTGTCGGTGAGCGGAATCCTGCTCGGCCGCAGCATGGGCCGGTCCGAGTCGCTCACCCAGCAGTTCGCTGAGCAATCCGAGCGTCTCGTGGGCCTGGAAGTGCGCTCCAACATGGCGGGCCGCTGGCGGATGTCCACCATCGGCATCGTCATGGCCGCCATGCCCGCGCTGATCTACTGGGCCGCGGGAATCGCCCTCCAGGCCGGTGGCCCGGCCGTCTCCATCGGCACGCTCGTCGCCTTCGTCTCGCTCCAGCAGGGGCTGCTCCGGCCCACGGTGAGCCTGCTGTCCACCGGTGTGCAGGTGCAGACCTCCCTCGCCCTCTTCGCCCGCATCTTCGAATACCTCGACCTGCCGATCGACATCACCGAGCCCGCCGACCCGGTGCGGCTGGAGAAGGTGCGCGGCGAAGTCCGCTTCGACGGCGTCGACTTCCAGTACGACGGCACGGCCCCCGGCGCGTCTAAGGGCGGCCTGTCGAAGAGCACGAAGGGCGGCTCGTCGAAGGGCACCCTGCGCGGCATCGATCTGACCGTTCCCGCGGGCGGCAGCCTGGCAGTGGTCGGACCGACCGGTTCCGGCAAGACGACCCTGAGCTATCTGGTGCCCCGGCTCTACGACGTGACCGGCGGCCGGGTGCTGCTCGACGGGGTGGACGTCCGCGACCTCGACTTCGACACCCTCGCCCGGGCCATCGGCGTCGTCTCCCAGGAGACCTATCTCTTCCACGCCTCCGTCGCCGAGAACCTGCGCTTCGCCAAGCCCGACGCGACCGATGAGGAGATCATGGCGGCGGCCGAGGCGGCCCAGATCCACGACCACATCGCCTCCCTCCCGGACGGCTATGACACCCTCGTGGGGGAGCGCGGCTATCGCTTCTCCGGCGGGGAGAAGCAGCGTCTGGCCATAGCCCGCACGATTCTGCGCGACCCGCCCGTCCTCATCCTCGACGAGGCCACCAGCGCCCTGGACACCCGCACCGAGCAGGCCGTTCAGCAGGCCATCGACGCCCTCTCGGCCGGTCGCACCACGATCACCATCGCCCACCGGCTCTCCACCGTGCGCGACGCCGACCAGATCGTCGTCCTCGACGGCGGCCGAGTCGCCGAGCGGGGCACCCACGAGGAGCTGCTGGCCAGGGACGGACGCTACGCGGCACTGGTGCGGCGCGACACCCACCTGGCGCCGGTGGTCCCTGCCGTCTAG
- a CDS encoding tail protein, translating into MPPVTRDDPYASYNFKIFVFNVSDDGLAVSGSFTEASGLELEIPPIEYRNGSEDITVRKIPGLKKFTNLTFKRGITGHAAFWKWVADALNGTVKRTHGSIVLCDENRNDVMRWNFDRGWPTKYTGPTLSATKNEIAMETLVLAVEKLEIEV; encoded by the coding sequence ATGCCACCTGTGACCAGGGACGATCCGTACGCGTCCTATAACTTCAAGATCTTCGTGTTCAACGTCAGCGACGACGGGCTCGCGGTGAGCGGGTCCTTCACCGAGGCGAGCGGGCTGGAGCTGGAGATCCCGCCGATCGAGTACCGCAACGGGAGCGAGGACATCACCGTCCGCAAGATCCCGGGACTGAAGAAGTTCACCAACCTCACCTTCAAGCGCGGCATCACCGGCCACGCCGCCTTCTGGAAGTGGGTGGCCGACGCGCTCAACGGCACGGTGAAGCGTACCCACGGCTCGATCGTGCTGTGCGACGAGAACCGCAACGACGTGATGCGCTGGAACTTCGACCGTGGCTGGCCCACCAAGTACACCGGCCCGACGCTCAGCGCCACCAAGAACGAGATCGCCATGGAGACGCTCGTCCTGGCGGTCGAGAAGCTGGAGATCGAAGTCTGA
- a CDS encoding C4-dicarboxylate ABC transporter, with amino-acid sequence MPHSVSAPSVPRRVARLLRTSLFAQVGCALVLGVAVGRLWPDVGTAVQPLGDGFVRLIKAVIAPLVFCVVVGGIAKAGDLKAFGRIGLKALIWFEVATTVALVLGLLAANLAGPGTGMHIDPASLDSSAVDEQTGGGHLPSTDQFILEALPDSAVGAFAENSLLQVLVLACLVGAAVLHLGKTKVPAILSAVDQAQGIVFAVVGFIMRLAPLAVFGAMAHLVGEYGLKALSTYGELIALCYGVALLFLVLLAVALKAITGLSLWKFVKYTREEMLLALGTASSETVMPRMMQKLRAAGCREDAVGLVLPTGYSFNLDGASIYLSMGTLFIAQAVGVDLSLGQQITVILVLMLTSKGMAGVPGSAFLALSATASALGVIPAAAVALLLGVDRIMDSMRVATNLLGNCVAVFAVSRWEGALDARKAQRVLSGEEAAEGAAAQEATPEGAAAEEEKTAEEKDSVAQAGAGRTESAGSVSRSG; translated from the coding sequence GTGCCGCATTCCGTATCAGCGCCTTCGGTTCCCCGGCGCGTGGCAAGACTGCTGCGTACTTCCCTGTTCGCGCAGGTTGGCTGCGCCCTCGTGCTCGGTGTCGCGGTCGGCCGGCTCTGGCCGGACGTGGGCACGGCCGTTCAGCCGCTCGGCGACGGCTTCGTCCGCCTTATCAAGGCGGTGATCGCGCCCCTCGTCTTCTGCGTGGTCGTCGGCGGTATCGCCAAGGCCGGGGATCTGAAGGCGTTCGGGCGAATCGGGCTGAAGGCGCTGATTTGGTTCGAGGTGGCCACTACCGTGGCGCTGGTCCTCGGTCTGCTCGCCGCCAATCTGGCCGGGCCGGGCACCGGTATGCATATCGATCCCGCCTCGCTCGACAGCTCGGCCGTGGACGAGCAGACCGGCGGCGGCCATCTGCCGTCGACGGATCAGTTCATCCTGGAGGCCCTGCCGGACAGCGCGGTCGGCGCCTTCGCCGAGAACTCCCTGCTCCAGGTGCTGGTGCTGGCCTGTCTGGTGGGCGCGGCGGTATTGCATCTGGGCAAGACCAAGGTGCCCGCGATCCTTTCGGCCGTCGACCAGGCCCAGGGGATCGTCTTCGCCGTCGTCGGCTTCATCATGCGGCTCGCGCCGCTGGCCGTCTTCGGGGCCATGGCCCATCTCGTCGGAGAGTACGGCCTGAAGGCCCTGTCGACGTACGGAGAGTTGATCGCGCTGTGTTATGGCGTCGCACTGCTCTTCCTGGTCCTGCTCGCCGTCGCCCTCAAGGCGATCACCGGGCTCAGTCTCTGGAAGTTCGTCAAGTACACCCGCGAGGAGATGCTGCTGGCCCTCGGTACCGCGTCCAGTGAGACCGTCATGCCGCGCATGATGCAGAAGCTGCGCGCCGCGGGGTGCCGGGAGGACGCGGTGGGCCTGGTGCTGCCCACCGGATACTCCTTCAACCTCGACGGTGCCTCGATCTATCTCTCCATGGGCACGCTGTTCATCGCCCAGGCGGTCGGGGTGGACCTGAGCCTGGGGCAGCAGATCACCGTCATCCTCGTACTGATGCTCACCAGCAAGGGCATGGCCGGAGTGCCGGGTTCCGCCTTCCTCGCGCTGTCCGCCACCGCCTCGGCCCTCGGGGTGATCCCGGCCGCCGCCGTGGCCCTGCTGCTGGGGGTGGACCGGATCATGGATTCGATGCGGGTGGCCACGAATCTGCTCGGCAACTGCGTCGCGGTCTTCGCCGTCTCGCGCTGGGAGGGCGCACTGGATGCGCGGAAGGCCCAGCGGGTTCTCTCGGGCGAGGAGGCGGCCGAGGGGGCGGCGGCTCAGGAGGCGACGCCCGAGGGGGCGGCGGCCGAGGAGGAGAAGACGGCTGAGGAGAAGGACTCCGTCGCCCAGGCGGGGGCCGGCCGGACCGAGTCCGCGGGCAGTGTCTCCCGCAGCGGCTGA
- a CDS encoding transcriptional regulator, with product MTLRLLKSFALSVDHKRVPISSSAQRLLAFLALQNMPRSRTYVAGTLWPDVTASRANANLRSSLWRATRTGHQVIDASAQELAICKHITVDIHAAATRAHRLLDMSHPCDDILTTQMREDLSADLLPEWSENEWVLVEQEQYHELRLYALEAMTERLTAAGRHGEAVAAGLAAVRAEPLRESAHRVLMNAHLAAGNRGAALRQYEQCRRVLLDELGLEPSPTLRNLVPPGGAAPEPPARRIVSRPASDAPAQGTDTSAPAGTVPA from the coding sequence ATGACGTTGAGACTGCTCAAGAGTTTCGCGTTGTCGGTCGATCACAAACGCGTTCCGATATCCTCCAGCGCCCAGCGCCTTCTTGCGTTCCTCGCCCTGCAGAACATGCCACGGAGCCGGACCTACGTGGCCGGCACGCTGTGGCCGGACGTCACGGCGTCCCGCGCCAACGCCAACCTCCGATCGTCGTTATGGCGCGCCACGCGAACGGGACATCAGGTCATCGACGCGTCCGCACAGGAACTGGCGATCTGCAAGCACATCACCGTGGACATCCACGCGGCGGCGACGCGCGCACACCGGCTGCTCGACATGTCACACCCCTGCGACGACATCCTCACCACGCAGATGAGGGAGGACCTCTCGGCCGACCTCTTACCCGAATGGTCGGAGAACGAGTGGGTGTTGGTCGAGCAGGAGCAGTACCACGAACTGCGGCTGTACGCCCTGGAGGCGATGACCGAACGGCTGACGGCGGCGGGCCGCCACGGCGAGGCCGTCGCCGCCGGACTCGCCGCCGTACGCGCGGAGCCCCTGCGGGAAAGCGCTCATCGCGTGCTCATGAACGCGCATCTCGCGGCCGGCAACAGAGGCGCGGCACTGCGGCAGTACGAGCAATGCCGCCGCGTCCTGCTCGACGAGCTGGGCCTGGAGCCCTCCCCGACGCTGAGAAACCTGGTGCCACCTGGGGGTGCCGCCCCAGAACCCCCGGCGCGTCGGATCGTCTCCCGCCCGGCGAGCGACGCCCCGGCGCAGGGCACCGACACATCGGCCCCTGCGGGCACCGTGCCCGCGTAA
- a CDS encoding MarR family transcriptional regulator, which produces MPTPETSGLLAEQLLRLTRRLHRAQMRHMEPLGITPAQSRLLRTVSHSDQPPRMADLAQRLEVVPRAVTTLVDALEAHGSVRRVPDPSNRRVVRIELTDTGRATLRALREARRAAAEDILAPLSDQQRDALGDLLDTLSGTPDHRC; this is translated from the coding sequence ATGCCCACCCCCGAGACATCCGGCCTCCTCGCGGAGCAGCTGCTGCGCCTGACCCGCAGACTGCATCGCGCCCAGATGCGCCATATGGAACCACTGGGCATCACCCCCGCCCAGTCCCGCCTGCTGCGCACCGTCTCCCACAGCGACCAGCCGCCGCGGATGGCGGACCTGGCGCAGCGCCTCGAGGTGGTTCCGCGCGCCGTGACCACGCTGGTGGACGCCCTGGAGGCGCATGGCTCGGTGCGCCGCGTACCGGATCCGTCCAACCGCCGGGTGGTGCGCATCGAGCTCACCGACACCGGGCGGGCGACGCTGCGCGCGCTGCGCGAGGCCCGCCGAGCCGCCGCGGAGGACATCCTGGCACCGCTCAGTGATCAGCAGCGCGACGCGCTGGGCGATCTGCTGGACACCCTCTCCGGCACCCCGGACCACCGCTGCTGA
- a CDS encoding tail protein: MAEYLSPGVYIEEIDAGPRPIAGVSTSTAGMAGVTVRGPFTGKPKLVTNFLEFQNTFGGFLREPDPLIRDTWANDPAEGGRWWLFPLAVKGFFDNGGQRLYIKRVASRQASPSAGVLGHGLVSPVAGDAAKGATRLELGHLIGFSGVGQQIQLFRGDDQQSIHTAGVAAYDATTRRIELDAQLPAEVRAGRGDYVQIGTRDAEETLEFAAVSPGSWGDAVQVRIQPMASAALPVLPDPQEGALFVTRLAADAAADGETVEVAAVTGLDPDELPPDVWVQIGSSRFKVQLSRPADGKVTLTLPSGTAHEAWRSGLLVRRVRRGTTSAGPTLRIGGASRLYEGAVVQLDDGTRLTIRTVESIAADVVTLDGNVPGTLFETDRLQLVEAQVDARFTDPSGAVETETHRNLRLTGDTAANLVTTLAVRSRLVRATALGALSTDPAKFPLPAVGSWLTLGGGDDAYGSLSVADFVGEDGGSGKRTGITALEDIDEVAVCAVPGMWSGTVESALVTHCELLRDRFAILDPQDGLDIEGVQAFRERFDTKYAALYHPWLVTRDLSAGRDVEVPPSGHMAGIYARVDVERGVHKAPANTVIRGIRLTDGIAQDITKRHQDVLNPKGINALRFFPGLGHRVWGARTLSSDSSWKYVNVRRLFLYLEESIEEGTQWVVFEPNDEALWSLVRQTITNFLTTVWRSGALAGTTADEAFFVACDRTTMTEDDLANGRLICAIGVAPVFPAEFVIFRIQQQTRETQLA, encoded by the coding sequence ATGGCGGAGTATCTGAGCCCCGGGGTCTACATCGAGGAGATCGATGCGGGCCCACGGCCGATCGCGGGGGTGAGCACCAGTACGGCGGGCATGGCCGGGGTCACCGTGCGCGGTCCGTTCACCGGCAAGCCCAAGCTGGTCACCAACTTCCTGGAGTTCCAGAACACCTTCGGCGGATTTCTCCGTGAGCCGGACCCGCTGATCCGGGACACCTGGGCGAACGACCCGGCGGAAGGCGGCCGTTGGTGGCTGTTCCCGCTGGCGGTCAAGGGTTTCTTCGACAACGGCGGCCAGCGGCTGTACATCAAGCGGGTCGCCAGCAGGCAGGCGAGCCCGTCCGCGGGCGTGCTGGGCCACGGCCTGGTGAGCCCGGTCGCCGGCGACGCCGCCAAGGGCGCGACCCGCCTGGAGCTCGGCCACCTGATCGGGTTCTCCGGCGTCGGGCAGCAGATCCAGCTCTTCCGCGGCGACGACCAGCAGTCGATCCACACCGCCGGTGTCGCCGCCTACGACGCCACCACCCGCCGGATCGAGCTGGACGCCCAGCTCCCCGCGGAGGTCAGGGCGGGCCGCGGCGACTACGTACAGATCGGGACGCGCGACGCGGAGGAGACACTGGAGTTCGCCGCCGTCAGCCCCGGCTCATGGGGCGACGCGGTACAGGTGCGGATCCAGCCGATGGCCTCGGCCGCGCTGCCGGTGCTGCCGGATCCGCAGGAGGGCGCGCTGTTCGTCACGCGACTGGCCGCGGATGCCGCCGCGGACGGCGAGACGGTCGAGGTCGCCGCGGTGACCGGGCTCGACCCCGACGAACTGCCGCCCGACGTCTGGGTGCAGATCGGCTCCAGCCGGTTCAAGGTCCAGCTGAGCCGGCCGGCGGACGGGAAGGTCACGCTGACCCTGCCGTCCGGCACGGCGCATGAGGCGTGGCGGAGCGGGCTGCTGGTGCGCCGCGTGCGCCGGGGCACCACCTCGGCGGGGCCGACGCTGCGGATCGGCGGAGCGAGCCGGCTGTACGAGGGCGCCGTCGTCCAGCTCGACGACGGCACCCGGCTGACCATCCGCACCGTCGAGTCGATCGCCGCGGATGTCGTCACCCTGGACGGGAACGTGCCCGGGACGCTGTTCGAAACCGACCGGCTGCAACTGGTCGAGGCGCAGGTCGACGCCCGGTTCACCGATCCGTCCGGGGCCGTGGAGACGGAGACGCACCGCAACCTCCGGCTCACCGGTGACACCGCGGCGAACCTGGTGACCACCCTGGCCGTCCGCTCCCGGCTGGTGCGGGCGACGGCTCTGGGCGCCCTGTCCACCGACCCGGCGAAGTTCCCCCTGCCCGCGGTCGGGTCCTGGCTGACGCTGGGAGGCGGGGACGACGCCTACGGGAGCCTGAGCGTGGCCGACTTCGTCGGCGAGGACGGCGGCAGCGGCAAGCGGACCGGGATCACCGCGCTGGAGGACATCGACGAGGTCGCGGTCTGCGCGGTGCCCGGCATGTGGTCGGGGACGGTCGAATCGGCCCTGGTCACCCACTGCGAGCTGCTCAGGGACCGGTTCGCGATCCTCGATCCGCAGGACGGTCTGGACATCGAGGGCGTCCAGGCGTTCCGCGAGCGGTTCGACACCAAGTACGCCGCGCTCTACCACCCGTGGCTGGTCACCCGCGACCTGTCGGCGGGCCGCGATGTCGAGGTGCCGCCCTCGGGCCATATGGCCGGGATCTACGCGCGCGTGGACGTGGAGCGGGGGGTGCACAAGGCGCCCGCCAACACGGTCATCCGGGGTATCCGGCTGACCGACGGCATCGCCCAGGACATCACCAAGCGCCATCAGGACGTGCTCAACCCCAAGGGCATCAACGCGCTGCGGTTCTTCCCCGGGCTCGGCCACCGGGTCTGGGGCGCGCGCACGCTCTCCTCGGACAGCTCGTGGAAGTACGTCAACGTCCGGCGGCTGTTCCTCTATCTGGAGGAGTCGATCGAAGAGGGCACCCAGTGGGTGGTGTTCGAGCCGAACGACGAGGCGCTGTGGTCCCTGGTCCGCCAGACGATCACGAACTTCCTCACCACGGTCTGGCGCAGCGGCGCGCTCGCCGGCACCACCGCCGACGAGGCGTTCTTCGTCGCCTGTGACCGCACCACGATGACCGAGGACGACCTGGCCAACGGCCGGCTCATCTGCGCCATCGGCGTCGCGCCGGTCTTCCCGGCGGAGTTCGTGATCTTCCGGATCCAGCAGCAGACCCGCGAGACCCAACTCGCCTGA